The nucleotide window AAATCATGGGCTGAAAACTAGAATGACGGTAAAAACAATCAAAGCAGATATAAGTCAATGAGGAGACACTGTAATTATAGATCATAAGATTCAGCtagtaaagatgtcaattctccttAAATTGATAGACATATTTAACACAGTTTCTACAAAAATCCAAGCAAGGATCTTTGTGATATCGACAAGATTGTTGTGTCTATATTTCATCAGACAGAAATCTGCAAAGGGCTAGCTAAAACAATGCATAAAGTTGGAGGAATCATTCTACCAGATTTCAAGCCTGTGTAGTTAAAGAAAACAAGACCGTGTGGTCTTGGTGGCGAGAGAGAtgcacagatcaatggaacagaagaggaaactTAGAAATAGCCCTATACACATAAAACcaactgatttttcaaaaatgtgcaaaagcaattcagtggaagaaagatatCCTTTTCAACATATGTTGCTGGAACAATTGGACAttagtaagcaaaaaaaaaaaaaagctccatctAAACCTCAAAAGttacacaaaagttaactcaaaattgatcataagatttaaacattaaaatgcaaacttatagaagaaaatatagggaaaacTTTCAGATCTAGGGTTAGGTGAAAAGTTCTTAGATATGAAGAGCACAATCCATAcggaaaaaaatcagcaagttggacctaacatttaaaatgtttgctgtGTAAGACTCTGTGAAAGGatagatgaaaagataaattacagactgggagaaatatttgcaaaccatatacctggcaaaggacttgtatctagaaaacagaaacaactcaaaactcaacagtaaaaaacaaaacaacccaattagaagaaaaacatgaaaagatatttagcTGAAGAGGATATGCAGATGGCAactaagcatatgaaaagatattcaaggggttcccgttgtggcgcagtggttaatgaatccgactaggaaccaggaggttgccggttcgatccctggcctcgctcagtgggttaaggatccggcgttgccgtgagctgtggtgtaggtcgcagatgcggctcagatcccgcgttgctgtggctctggcgtaggccggtggctacagctccgattggacccctggcctgggaacctccatatgccatgggagcggcccaagaaatggcaaaaagacacacacaaaaaagatattcaacatcattagaaCTTAGGAAAATGCAGATGAAGACCATGATGAGACTCCTTACATACCTATTAGAAccgctaaaatttaaaatagtgacAATACCAAGTACTGGCAAGGAAGCAGTGAAACTGGATATTTTATATACTGCTGGTGTGAATGTTAAATATGTTAAATGGTACAACCAcactctggaaaatagtttggcagtttctgtttttaaaataatctaaactACATGTGCAATGACCATACTACTAGCAATGCATGCTTGGGCTTTCataccagagaaatgaaaatttagttCCAAAAACACCCTGTAGACAAAtgttcttactttattttttaatgggattcattaaaaaaagggaCAATTTTGTTGACCAGTTTTAGTTTCAAAGCAAAATTGAGAAGGGACAGAGATTTCCTATATACTCTCTGTCCCCACTCATGCACACCCTCCGCTATTAGCAACATCTCCGACCAGAGCGGTATATTTGTtaacaattgatgaacctacattgccTCATCGTAaccacccaaagtccatagtttacattgtattcactcttggtgttgtatctTCTATGAATTGGAAGAAAACGTATACGGACATGAATCCACCATTAGAGTTTCACCCTCTGTGTCTGTTCATAgattgatagctcatttcttttttagggctgaataatattccattgcctggATGTATCACTATTTATCTTCTCATCCACTGAAGGGCCTTTTGGttgcttttaaattttgacatttatgaataaagctgctataaacatgtgTGTGCAGATTTTTGTCTAGACATAAAGTTTCAAGTCCTTTGGGTAAACACCAAGGTGTTCAATTGTAGGGGCATATGGTCAGAATATGCTTACGTTTTataaggaacctccaaactgtcttccagaatggctataccatttttcattctcaccatcaatgaatgagagttcctgtggctccacTTCCTTGCCAGCATTTAATGTTTTCAGTGTTCCAGGCTTGGGTCATTTAAAAAGATgtggagtttctgccatggcgcagtgggttaagaatccaactatagcgCCCTGGGTCACTGTAAagctgtaggttcaatccctggcctggtagagtgggttaaaggatccggcgttgctgcagctgtgatgtaggatgaagctgcagctcacattcaatccctggcctggaaacttccatgtgctgtggattcagctattaaaaaaaaaagatgtgccatGGTATCTCTTTGTTTTAGTCTTTATGTTTTCACTCTGCATGCTGGCTCATCAGATCTATGTTACTGCCTttagaaattaactttttttttttttttttggcaggtaGACATTCCCCACTTCGATGCATGGGAAACCTGGGAATCTGCAGAGCCTCTTGCAAAAAGAATGAACAGGCCTACCTCAGTTGCAGAAATTATCAACCATGCTGCCTCCAGTCCTATGTAAGGATAGACATTTTtggcaaagagggaaaaaatgactGGAGCCGGGAGAACCGCTGGCCAAAAATATCCTGAGTGCTAGTGATCAGCATCCTCAACCCGCTGTCAATACTCCTCATTAAAATTCATGCACCTGCCATCCTTGTGTGTCTTTCATCCATTGGAAATCACAGTGAGAGACTGGGTTTCGAATGGTGAGATATCTGTCCCCTTCTGGATCCAGACCTGTGAGagagaaagctggaaaaaaaCTGGAGTGACAAGAAGAGAGGGAATCTAGACAGATCAGTGATGATGAGGAGAGCATGTGCTTGAGTCCACTAA belongs to Phacochoerus africanus isolate WHEZ1 chromosome 3, ROS_Pafr_v1, whole genome shotgun sequence and includes:
- the LOC125122081 gene encoding beta-defensin 119-like, producing the protein MKSFFLFLAILLAMEPVVSGRHSPLRCMGNLGICRASCKKNEQAYLSCRNYQPCCLQSYVRIDIFGKEGKNDWSRENRWPKIS